The region CTGATTTTAGCAATTTGGCTGATTTTCATAAATTCATAGTACCACAATGTTTTAGCCAATTAAAGATATCCTTCCATCCTTTATCGGCCATTTTGGGATGAAAAGCTGACCTCTCGTCGCATAAGAAACCGTGACCGGCTTCGGGGTAAATAATGATCTCTTGCGTAACACCTGCAGCTTTTAACTGAGCTTTAATAAGTTCGATCTGCTGCGGCGGAATACTTTGGTCCGCCTCCCCGAACCCCAATAGGACTGGGCATTTGATGGATTTGAACTCATTCATAAATGGTTTAAATCCAAAACCGGGGCGCTCCTCTGTCATGCCTCCACCGTAATATGATATGGCGGCTTGAATATCTAAATGACAAGCCGCTAAAACCGCTGCGACCCCACCCATGCAAAATCCGATGGTTCCAATCGCAGCGCTGTTCACAGTTGGTAAGGTTTGAGCAAGCTTGTAAGTCTGAGCTAAATCGTCAACCATGCGGGCGTTGGTCAACTCTGCAATGATCGGCCGAGCCGCGGCGAAGTTCGTATACTCAATTTGAACGCCCTCGCCCGCGCGATGAAAAAGCTCGGGCGCCAAGGCGACATATCCCTGCTCTGCCAATTTCTTACAGACATTCAGGATGTGGTGG is a window of Bdellovibrio sp. SKB1291214 DNA encoding:
- a CDS encoding dienelactone hydrolase family protein yields the protein MSYDKTRVQTHDGPMTVHIVTPDKETGKLPALIVLQEAFGVNHHILNVCKKLAEQGYVALAPELFHRAGEGVQIEYTNFAAARPIIAELTNARMVDDLAQTYKLAQTLPTVNSAAIGTIGFCMGGVAAVLAACHLDIQAAISYYGGGMTEERPGFGFKPFMNEFKSIKCPVLLGFGEADQSIPPQQIELIKAQLKAAGVTQEIIIYPEAGHGFLCDERSAFHPKMADKGWKDIFNWLKHCGTMNL